Below is a genomic region from Gemmatimonadota bacterium.
TTTTCATCGGCGTGGAAGTCGCCACGGGCATGCGGCGGTAGAAAAGGACGACGAGCCCTGCCACGGACAGGGTGAAGAGGACGATGACCCAGACAGGGATCGTAGTTCTGAAGGACAGGTGCTCGGACCCTCCGATCAGGCCGAGCGCGTATAAGATCGAATCGATCACGGTATATACCAGGTGGGGTTACCATCGAACGGGAAGTGGCGGTCCGGCCGGGCCGGCCGCCGGGGAGTGCCGCCGGTCCCGGATAGACATCGGTATTGAAAAGGCAAACGGGCGGAACTGTCAATACAAATAAGGCGGAAGGACGGGACGGCAAGACTGGCCTGAAAGCCCTTGACAGCGCGGGGGAGCGTACCTAATTTGCCCGAACCGCCCGAGGCGCGGGGAAGGCCCGGCGACGGGCAACAGAGTCCGCAATGCCCACGACGAAAGGAGTCGCGATGAAACGGTTCATACCGGTGATAGCCGCCTGCTTCGTGATGACGGTCCTGGTCGACGCAACCGTGGACGCCCAGCGCACCCCCCAGAACGTCCAGGTCCTGACGGATCTCTCTACCCGGGATATACGCGAATACATGAAGTCGGTCAGCAGCGGCATCGGGGAGAAGTGCGACTACTGCCACAACCTGAAAGACTACGCCAGCGACGAAAAGGAAACGAAGCTCATCGGCCGCGAGTTCATCAGGCTCGTGGAGCAGGTCAACGAGCAGGTAGTAGCCATCAACAGCAACGTCATGAAGAAGGAAGACCTGCAACTGGTTACCTGCTACACCTGCCACGCCGGTGAACTCACCATCATTTCCGAAGAGTAGGCATCCATCGCATTTCGCAGACTTCGAACCAGACGGGATCAGAGAGACGTGACAAGATACGCGGCGATCGCAGTACTGCTGGGCCTCGTCCTGGCGCCCTTTCCATCTGCATATGCCCAACCACAGGAAGGCGCCTTCGAAGGCAGCCTCGACTTCAGCGTGGCGTTCAGCGGCGGCAACATGCAGGAACGTGCCCAGGTCACCATGCTGGTGCCCGAGTCCTACACCCTCTACATCAAGGGCGGCCAGACCAAGATCCTCATGCGGGGCGGCATGATCGGCCTGACGATGGGCGAAGTCATCATCGACGGATCGTCGGGCCGCGGATTCGTCATCAGCCACATGAACAGCAAGGCCTACGAGATCGTCGCGGACCCGAACCTGAAAGAACGGACCGCGCCAGTCATCGTCGACGAGAACGAAACGACGGTCATCGCCGGCTACGAATGCAGGAAGTACAAGATCACAAGGGCCAATCCTTCCGGCGCGATGACCCAGTACATGTGGGTCACCGACGCGATCCAGCTGGACCTGGCCGCTTCCCTCGGAAACGCGTTGAAGGACAGCATGCCCTTCTGGACCGAGGGCTTGTCCGGTTTCCCGCTGCAGGTCACCACGTCCTTCCCCGGGACGGCCATGTCCATGACCCTGACCGCGACCAACGTAAAACCCCATACCGTCGATCCCTCCATATTCGTCGTCCCGGCCGGTTACGCCATCGAGGCCATCAATCCGGGGCAGCTATTCGGCAGATGACGCGGGCCGCCCGCTTTTCGTTAGATGACGCGGCCGCCCGGCGCCGGGAATCGTCATGAAAATCGCATCCGTCGAACAGTTCTTCCCCCGCCACCGGACCCGGCTCGTCAAGGTCACCACGGACACTGGCCTTGAAGGCTGGGGAGAGTCCACCCTCGAAGGGAAGCCCGAGAGCGTGGAAGGCGCGGTGCGCGAGCTGGCCGACTATCTCCTCGGCAAGGACCCGCTGCGCATCGAGCATCACTGGCAGCACATGTACCGCTCGGCCTTCTTCCGCGGCGGGGCCATCCTCATGACCGCCCTGTCCGCCTTGGACCAGGCGCTCTGGGACATCGCCGGCAAGCACTACGGCGTTCCCGTCTACAAGCTGCTCGGCGGCGCCGTTCGGGACCGTATCCGCGTATACGCCCACTGGGGCATCGGCAACCTGTCCGACGAAACCCAGGCCGCGGCCCGGAAACGGCTGGACATGCTGCTGGAAAGCGGGTACACGGCCTTCAAGACCGGCCCAGGCGGCAAGTGGCGGGGCCATGAGCCGCCGGCGGTCATCGACGAGTTCGTCGAATGCGCCTTTCTCATGCGGGAATGGGTGGGGCCGGACGTGGAGCTCGCCTTCGATTTCCACGGGAAGATGACTCCCGCTCTGGCCATCGAGATCTGCCACGAGATCAAGGACATGCGGCCCATGTTCGTGGAGGAGCCGGTGCCGCAGGAGAACGTGGACGCCCTCAAGCTCGTTTCGGACCACGTCACCTTCCCCATTGCCACGGGCGAGCGGCTGCTGAGCCGCTGGGAGTTCCGCCAGGTCTTCGAGAAGCAGGCCGCGGCCTACATCCAGCCGGACGGATCCCACGCCGGCGGCATCACCGAACTGAAGAAGATCGCCAACATGGCCGAGGTCTACTACATCCACGTCCTGCCCCACTGCGCCATCGGACCCGTGGCCTTCACGTCCTGCATGCACGTGGACGCCGTGATCCCGAACTTCCTCGCCCAGGAGCAGGTGGACTGGGCGCTCGGCGGGGACCTCCTGAAGGAAAACTGGAAGGTCGTCGACGGCCATATCGAATTGCCCGAAAAGCCCGGGCTGGGCATCGAGATCGACGAGCAGGCGATCAGCGAACGGGCGCCGTACCGGGAGGAACTGGGCGGCGAGCATTTCTACGACACGGACGGCAGCGTGGCGGACTGGTAGGGCGGGGCGGACCGAGCGGACGCAGCGCTTACCGGCGGACCAGGCGGACTGGTGAAGAGGGGCGGACCGAGCGGACGCAGCGCTTACCGGCGGACCAGGCAGACTGGTGAAGCGGGGCGGACACCCCGAACGCTATCCCGCCGGTGCAAGTCAGGGGACGCGAAATCAGACCTGACAGTCGGCGGCGGAAAAATCGTCTATGAACGGTGACGGAATCGGGTACACCAGTACGTGGCAGGCGGCGCCCGCCGAACCGTTCGGGAAGCGGCAGCCCGCGGAAAGCGAGATTCACGTCTGGCGGGCCGCCCTCGATCTGCCGAGTGACCGGGTCGGGGAACTGGAGCGTTTCCTGGCGGCCGACGAACTCGAGCGGGCGAAGCGGTTCCTCGTGCGCAGCGCGCGGGATCGATACACGGTTGCCCGGGCTGTCCTTCGCAACCTCCTTGCCCTTTACGTCTCCGCCGTGCCCGCCGAGCTGCAATTCCACTATACCGAATACGGCAAACCCGAACTCGCACATCCGGCGACATCGATCCGGTTCAACGTGTCACATTCTCATGACCTGGCCGTTTACGCGGTCACGGCGGGCGTGCCGGTGGGGATCGACGTGGAGTACCTGCGTCGCCGCGCGACCATGGACCGGCTGAAGATCGCCCACCGCGTTTTTTCCGACCGCGAATACAACGAACTGGCATCCATGCCCCGTTACCGGCGCGACGAGGCCTTCCTGGCCTGCTGGACGCGGAAGGAGGCCTTCGTCAAGGCCATCGGGCAGGGCCTGTCCTGCCCCCTCGACCAGTTCGACGTCTCCGTCGACCCAAACGATCCGCCCGAATTGCGGGCCACGCATTGGGACCCTTTGGAGACGGACCGCTGGTCCATGGCGTCGGTCGACCCCGGTCCGGACTACATCGGGGCGCTGGCCGTGCTGACCCTGAACCCGAAGATCACCCGATGGCAGTGGGACCACGACCAGGCCAGCGGAATCTGATCGAACCCGCGAAGCCCCGGCAGGGAGATGCGACGCCCCGGCAGGGAGATGCCCGCGGGGAGCACTCGTATTCGACCGAAGCCGCGCGCTGAAACTGACGCCCGAGGAGCACCCATGTCCGACAAATTCTGCCCGCTGAACCTGTCCCCTGAGGAACTCATCGATTACACGCCGGACTGGGACGGCGAACGCTTCCCGGACGGACGGCCCAGGGTGCCGGACGGGATCATGGAACGGATGAAGAACGTGTCCATCACCCAGGCCTGGGGCGTGATGCGCGGCTCGGGCTACGAACACCAGTACGAGGGCGGATGGATGCAGACCCATCCCGGCAAGACACTCGTGGGACGGGCGCTGACGGCCATGTACATGCCCCGGCGGCCGGCCATGCGCGCTGTGATGGAAGCGAATGGCGCCGCCGCCGGCTGCATCGGCGACCAGATCTCCTGGCCCATCGACATGCTCGTGCCCGGCGACGTCTACGTGGCGGACACCTACGGCAAGGTCGACGAGGGGCCGATCATCGGTGACAACCTGGCCACGGCCATCTACGCGAATTCAGGCAACGGCGTGGTCTTCGACGGGTCGGTGCGGGATTTGGAAGGCATCGAGGAGCTGGAGGACTTCGCCTGCTTCGTCCGGGGCTGGCACCCCTCCTACGCCTCGCCCACGATCATGCTCCTGGGCGTCAACACCGCGGTGCGCATCGGCCAGGCCACCGTCATGCCCGGCGACGTCGTCCTGGGCAAGCGCGAAGGCGTCGCCTTCATCCCGCCCCACCTCGCGGAGACCGTGGTGAAGACCTCCGAACTCGTCCAGCTGAGAGATATGTTCGGCAAGCAGCGGCTGCGGGAGGGGAAATACACGCCCGGCCAGATCGATGACCGGTGGACGGACGGGATGGAGGCGGATTTCTCGGAATGGCTGGAGGGCCACATGGACGAACTTCCGGTCCCGAAGGCGGCCATCCAGGACCTGCTGAAGGAACGGACGTGGTGAGGGAGGTTGCGTCAGTCCCTCACATTCGGCCGGCGCTCAAAAGCGTATTCCATGATGTTCGCGTTTTCTTCCGCATGTTCGATGGTCATCGAGACGAGATTGCATTGGTGTTCACACCGGGAAGCACTTTTTACCCACCGAGCGCCCATCCCGCGGGTATCCCCATCACGCCGTCACCCAGGTCTCGGATATGTGGGTCGTTGGATAGCACCAGCGCCTGCAGGACGGGTTTGTCCAGGATCTCATCCAAACGACGCAGGTGGCGCGCGTCCCTGTGCGAGACCCTGTCTTTGTATTTAACCTCGACAGGCACATAGCCGCTTTCGGTCTCGATCAGCAGATCGACTTCCCGACCGTCGACCGTTCGCAGATGATATAAATCAACGGGCAACCTCAGGTTCCGCGCCTGTTTGAAGATCTCCGCGACGATGGCGCCTTCGAATTCGGTCCCCGAGGGCCGACCCCTGCGGTTGAGCAACGCGCGCTGGATGCCCGGATCGAGGAAGTGTATTTTCGCTGCCTTGGAAAGGCGTTTGTTTCGATTTCTGAACCATGGTTGTAACTGAACGACCTGGTAACTGATTTCGAGGTAAGTGACGAAACGATTGATCGTCCTGTGCGTCACGCCGGCGAGACGGGCCAGTTCGCTGGTATTCAGCAAACCGCCAGCCAAACCGCCCAATGCCCGCAACATGCGTACATAGGGAACCAGGTCCCGAAGATTGGCCAGGTCGCGAAGATCTCTTTGCAGATACGTTCGCAGGTAGTCCTGCAGCCAACCGTACCGGTCCTCCCGGGACAGCGTAACATCGGTAACGACCGGCATGCCCCCGAAGTTCAGGTAGTGATCGAGGTGATCAACCGCTCTGGCGTACCTGTCGCTTTGTTGGGGTATTCCTGATACAAGCATATCAGGATCCCCGGATTCAAGGAACCGGACCAGGCGGGATTCCACGACCGGATCGTGCCAGGAATCGGTCATCATCTCCGGTATCGTAAGCGGATACAGTTCCAATATGGTGACGCGTCCGGCCAGGCTCTCCCGGATCTGATCCATCAACAGGATCTGGCTGGATCCAAGCAGTATGGAACGGGTGTCGGGATATCGGTCATACACCGCCTTGACGGATTCGACTATCGAAGGCGCCTTCTGTATTTCGTCCAGAATGACCCTGGGATAACGTTGGTACCACTGTGCCGCTGAAAGCGCGGTATAGTCCGGGCGTACGATCGGGTCTTCGAGCGAGACGAAGTCGTATTCAGGAAACCCGGCCTGCACCAGGGTGGTCTTGCCGGTCTGACGGGCACCTGTCAATGCGATCAGTCGTCCCAGTCGGGTACCCGACTTCTGTTTCATCAAGGACAGCACAGTCCGGTTTTTCATATTACAACCTCATTTGGGCGTAATATTATGCTCTTTATAATAAATTATACGCCATTATTGCGATAAAGCAATATAATTTTACGTTAAAACGAGTTGTGTGGCAACAGGATGCCGCCGGTGGGAGGGATATTCAAGCCTGGAAAATGGATTTTGGTACCGGGGGATGCGTGCCTGGGTGTTCCGTGGGAGAACGGAATTGCGTTTTTTTGGAATCGAAGAGATCGACTTCTGGCGGTGATCGGTGATCAGTAATTCAAGTTATTCATCATTGTCAACGACGCGGCCGTCTGCGTTTTCAGCCTGGCCGTCCACTGGCTTCCCGTCCGTCAGGTTACCGTCCGCCGACTTCCCGTCCGCCAGCTTCCCGTCCGCCAGCTTCCCGGCTTCCGGCTTGCCGTCCGTCAGTTTCTGGATCGATCCGGGAATGGCATCGACCGGCGGAACCTCCGGGAGTTCCCGCGTGATGGGGACGTTCAAGTCGGAGAAACGTTGGGCGGACGTGGCAACCCGGGTATCCCATGAACCGACGCTGCGATTGTACCGTTCGATCGCCTGCCGAAGCGAATTGCCGACGTTGACGTAGTGCCCCGCGAACACGGCCAGCCGGTCGTACATCTCCTTGCCCAGGTCGCTGATCTGCCGGGCGGTCTCCGCGACGCGGATCTGCTGCCAGGACATCTCCACGGCCTTTAGCAGCGCCAGCAGGGCGGGCGGCGTGACGATGACCACGTTCTTCTCGAGGGCCCGTTCCGTCAGCCCGGGTTCCCGTTCGATGGCGGGGAGAAAGGCGAATTCGGGCAGGACCATCACCACCATGTCCGGCGTCGAGGCCAGGACGCTCCAGTACTCCTTTTTGGCCAGGGAGTCCACGTGGCTCTTCACCTGGCTGACATGGCGGTCGATTGCGGCCGACCGGGTTTCGTCATCATCCGTCTCGAAGGCTTCCATGAGCGCCGTCAGCGACACCTTGGAATCGAGAATCACCGTCCGGTCCTGCGGCAGATGGACGATCACGTCGGTTCGAATCCGTTCCCCTTCGCTGTCGAAGCTGTCCTGCACCGTGAAATCGATGTCCTTCCGAAGGCCCGAAAGCTCAAGGACCCGCTCAAGCTGGGTCTCCCCCCACCGGCCGCGCACGTCGGGCCGCTTAAGCGCGTTGGAAAGCGTCTGGGCCTCGCTGGCGAGTTCCCTGTTGGCCTGCATGAGGTTCGATATCTGAGTTTGAAATTCGCCCGCATTCTTGGCCCGTGCCTTGTCCAGCGACTCGATTTTCTCCGACAGGGGCTTGACCAGTTTCTCGACGGCTTCCTGGCGCGCTTTCAGCGTTTCCTCGGCGTTTGCCTTGAACGATTCCTGCTGCGACTTAAGGACTTCCGACGACAGGGCCTTGAAGGTGTCCTTGAACCGCTTCTCCACCTCGTCCCGTTCGCCGAGGCGTTCCTCCGCGTTGGAGAGTTTCTGAAGCAGGCCGGCCCGTTCGACTTCCAGCTTCCGGACTTCCTCCAGTGCATTCCGCGCTTCGGCCAGTTGCTCGCGCACCGCGCCCAGTTCGGTCTCCATGGCCGCCTTCTCGCCGCTGAGCGCATTGACCCGGCTGCTGTTCTTAAAGCTCCAGACCAGCACGCCGGCCGCCAGCGCCAGGCAGGCCAGGAGCGCGATGAGCAATATGATCGTCAGTGTGTCCATGTGGGTTAATAAGGCACTAAGGAAGTGCCGTAGTCAAGCGGTCAGCATGGTCAGCATAGTCCGGCTACCGCGGTTCCGCCATCCATTCGGCCGAGACCCTGGCCAGCTCCTCCATGACGGGTTCGTCTGTATTCCGACGCTTCAGTACCTTGAATCCATGATCCGCGGTATCCACGACGTGCAGCGTCGCGGTTGGCAGGTCGTCCGCGACCGGCTGCAGAAGATCCAGGTCCGCCATCGAATCCCGCTGGCCGGACAGGAACAACATGGGCGCCTCGATCGCCTTCAGGTGTTCGGCGCGCTCCGCGTTCTTCTTGCTCGCGTGGAGTGGAAAGGCGTAAAACACGATGCCCCGCAGCCCTTCGACCGGTTCATGGGCACACGCCATTGACACCATGCGACCGCTCATGGAATGCCCGCCGGCGAACACCGGCAGCCCGTCGGCGTTTTCCTTCGCCGTCTCGATGGCCGCCCGCACCGTGGCCAGGCGCACCTTCTCGCCGTCCATCCCCCCGCCGCCCTTTTCGGAATAGGGATAGTTGAATCGCAAGGTGGCGACGCCGACATCATTCAGCGCGTCGCTAAGTTCCTCCATGAACCGATGGCGCATATTCGTGCCCGATCCGTGTCCGAGTACCAGCAGGGCATGTGCAGCGGCCTGGTCGTCGGAGCCGCCTGAGCCGTCCGGGCCAGCCGGCCTCGCCAGTATGGCCGAAACCTCGCCTTTCTCTTCAGTCGCAGTGAACTTCATTTCTCTCGTATCGACGGACATTCAACCCTCCAGCATTCCTCGTTTAGCTTCCTCCGGAATTCCTCATATATCTCCCTGCGGACCGTCCACGTAAAATAACCTTCTACTGCGTTGTGCTACTGCGATGCGCTACCGCGCCACGCGCTTCGGATAATCGTACAGCACTTCGTCGCCGGGCACCTCTCCCACGGTGGACCAAGTGTCAGCCTGGAACCGCAGGTGCAGCACGGCGCAGGTGGGCATATTGAAAATCTCTCTCGGGCCGATGTGATTCGCAAGATCCGTCAACCCGGGATTGTGCCCGAACAGCATCAGGCTATCCACCGAATCATCCGTGCCCCGGATCACTTGAAGCAGTTCGGCAACGCCCGCGTGAAAGAGGCGCTTCTCCTCCGCGATGCGCTCTCGGGGGTATCCGAGTTTCCCGGCTATGGTCCTCGCCGTGTCCAGTGCCCGGTCCGCGGAACTCGAAACGATCAGGTCCGGATCGTACCCACTCGCTGCCAGCCGCTCCCCCATCTCCGGCGCGTCCCGCTTCCCGCGCTTGTTCAGCGGCCGGTCATGATCGCTTAGGGTAGGGTCCTTCCAGCTCGACTTGGCGTGCCGTACCAGGATGAGTTCTTTCAACTGGAAGCGCTCCCATGGACGAGTTCCTTCGAACGACGACTCACGCCACCGATCGCCGGTCCGCCCTGGTCTTCGCGGGCAGGCTGAACGGTCGGTCGTGGCGGAGACTCGGCACGCGGCCGCGCGCGCTGGCGACGCTGCCCAGGTCCACCGTTGAGACGATGACGCCCACGTCTTCGCCGCCGTCGGCCAGGACCTCGCCCCACGGGGAGATGATGAGCGAATGACCGTACACTTCGCCGCCGCCCGGTATCGAACCCGCGGCACAGGGCGCCACCACCACGGCGCCGTTCTCGATGGCCCGGGCGCGGTTCAGCACGTGCCAGTGGGCCTGTCCCGTCGTCTTCGTGAACGCCGCCGGCACGGCGAGGATCTCGGCGCCGGCCTGGGCCAGCGTGCGGTAGAGCTGGGGAAAGCGCAGGTCGTAACAGGTGGTCATGCCGAGCCGGCCCCAGGGCGTGTCCGTCACCACGGCCGTCTCGCCGGGGGAAACGACATCCGATTCCCGGTACTGCTCGTCACGGGAGAGGTCCACGTCGAAGAGGTGGATCTTGTCGTAGCGCGCGCGGATCTCTCCCTGGTCGTCCACCAGGAAACCGCGATTGATGAGCCGGCCGTCGAGCCCGTCCACCGCCACGGAGCCGATGAGCGTCCACACGCCGGCGTTCCGCGCGAAATCCCGCAGGGACGCGACCACGGGATGGTCCGCTTCCGGCGCCGAAGGCGGACAGATCATACCGTTGTCGGTCCTCAGGCCGCCGCAGAACTCGGGCAGGCACACCAACTCGGCGCCTTTCGCCACTGCGTCGCCCGCCAGGTGGCCGGCGACCTCGATGGCCTCTTCGAAGGTCGCCGTGGCCGGCGTCTGGACACAACCGATGCGTATTACGTTGCTTGAACTCATGGCTTGCTCTCCTGTGATTGCGTAATGCTGATCTGCGAATCCTGACTTACTGATGCGGCCAGGGCACTCATGCATTCAGAATGCCCAGGCCACTAATGCGGTATCCCCAGCTGGTGCATCCTGCGGTGAATCGCCTCCCGGGCTTCGACAAAGGGCCGCTCCAGGTAGGCGAGATGGTCTTCCTCGCCGTGATGATGCGTGGCCGTGCCGGGCTCGTGCCGCACTGCGGTCCGGCAGATGTACTGCAGGTCGCCGTCGATGAGGGTGAGCATGTACTGGGCGGCGTCCCGGTCGAACATCCACCACTCGCCCCCGCAGGCGATGTAGATCGGCGAGGTGTGGGCGAAGATCCCCCGTCCCCAGCCGTCGTGATGGGGCACGCTGCTATAATCCGGCCCCGCGCATCTCGCGGCCAGCCAGGTGTGCCCGTCCACCTTCACGTGGGCCTTCAGCTCCAGGCGGCGCGTTCCGTTGCGGTCCTCCGTGGAGGCCACGACGCGTCCGCCCTGGACGATTTCCAGCGTGTGGATCGGGAAGATGCTCTCCGACCAGGCCTGGACCTCCACCGTGCCCGGACCCGACACCTGCACCGTGTCGCCCACCTGGTGCCCGTCCACGGAGAGGTGGATGATGGGACCGCCGCTGTGGAAGGTGCGCCCCTGCGAGACGGCGTTGCACCAGTTGTCGTAGGTGAAGTCCTGGTCGGGCATGTAGGCGTAGGTGCGGTACAGGCCGACGGGCACGTCGCTGCTCATCTTGTCCGTGCCGCCCACCAGCGGCAGCTTGTACCCGCAGTTGAGATAGCGGTAATATTCGATGTGGTTGAAGGGTTGGTGGCGCAGCATCTCCACGCCGTCCACGCGGCCCGTGGCGATGAGCGCCGCGGGTTCGCCGTTCGGGTTCGGAAGATGGGGGATGATGACCGAGCCGCCCTGCGCGTGGCACTGGTCCGCCCAGTCGCTCATGGTGATCTCGAGGGTGCCGCCCAGCTCCGCCTCGCCCGGACCGTCGGTGCACCAGGGCATCACCGGTTCCTTCAGGCCCCAGAGGATGAGGTGGCCCAGGAAGTGCTGTCGGTTCTCCTGGCCCACGTAGACGATGTTGTTCCCGTCCTGCGAGACGCTCGGCCGGCCCGTGAAATCCTCCGTGTTCGTGAACAGATTGCCCCACTGCGAGGGCAGCAGGTTCACGATGTTCAGGTCCTCCCCCTGGGACTCGGTGTGGCTGCCCTGCGTCGAGAGGAAGTGGACGTGCGAATCCCCGCTGTACCAGCCTTGCGCGTTCATGTTCACCCAGCGCTTCAGGCGAAGGGTCAGGTCCTGCTGGCCCGGTTCGATCTTCACCCGGGTCCGCAGCGGCTCGTACTCGAACCCCCGCGCCACGTCCACGATGACCTCGCCGCGGGGCAGCCACCCCTGGCACTTCCCGTCGATGTAGGCGTAGGTGATCTGTCCCAGCCGGAGATCCCCGCCGATGTCGATGTGCCAGGTGTCCAGGTTGGAGTTGACCTGGTTGTGGTGGCCGTAGGGCTGGTAGGGGATGCCTTCGGGCGAGCGGAAATGGACGCGACAGGGGACCGGCCTTCCCGTGTCGTCATCGAGGACGTTGACGTTTACCCAGTTCCGGCCCCGGTCCAGAAGCTCCACGCGCATGCGCGGCGTCTCGACCACCTTCTTCTGCTCGACGTCCCCCCATTTGACCTCGCCGACGGTTTCCTCGCCCTGCTTCACCGACACCGTCGCGGACGGGATGGCCGCCACTTCGAAGTAGGCCGGGCTCGACTTCGGGTTCTGCGCCTCGCCCCAGCCGGCGAAATCGTCGCCGACGAAGTCATCGGCCGATGCCTCGGGCAAGGGATGGACGTAGGAGGCGACACCCCGGTCCACGTCCACGCGCAGGTCGAAGGGCTTTTCGGCGTCCTCGGGATCGGTCAGCGTAAGGCGTGCCTCGCGTTTCCCCTGGCGAACGAAAGGATGCTCGTTGGCCTGCGAAACCGTCAGTCCGGCGATGATGAAAGGCGGCCCGGCCGGGATGACCTCCAACGATACGATCTCGCGGTCGGGATGGGGGTTCCGCCAGGCCCAGAGGTAGTATCCCCGGGAATAGTCGCCCGTGACTTCCGTCTGGCGCTTGCCCGAGTTGCCCCAGTTGTCCCCCGCGTAACGCCGCATCTTCACCGGGCCCCGATCCGTGAGGGCGATAAAAGGCTTGCCCCCCAGGGAGATATGGCCGATCTCAAAACGCTCGCGGATGGGCACGCGGATCTCCTCGCCGCTCTCCTTGCCGCCCTCCTTGCCGCCCTTCAGCCGGAACACGTATTCCGCCACGGGGATCCCCAGCGGACCGCCCTCCATCAGGTCGGATTTCAGCAGGCGATGGGCCAGGATCAGGCCCGTAGCCCGGCTGTTGACGGGAATGGTCACTCCGCCGGAGGCCTTATCGAATGCGATGAAGCAGTTCGCGGGATCGTCGTTTACCCGGAAGGGCAGGCCGCGGCACAGTTGTTCGCCGATGGGCGTGTTGGGCTTCTCATCCAGGACGTCGAGACCGGCGTTACACAGTGCGGACAGGTCGAGGGTCAGGTAGTCTGGCATGTGGGCGCCTCATTCCGAATGGAACTTATGGTGATGCAAGCGGCGTTTTGAAGCGTGTTTTTGTACAAATTTCAAATTGAACTTGAAAATTGTACAGAAGTCCGATATTTTGATCTCATGCGAAGGTATTAAACAAGAACCGGGACTGTTGCCATGATTTCAAGACAAATCGCCGGAGAACTGACCGCAACCGCGGCGGAATTTCCCGTGGTGACCATCATCGGGCCGCGTCAGGCGGGCA
It encodes:
- a CDS encoding carbon-nitrogen hydrolase family protein, whose product is MSSSNVIRIGCVQTPATATFEEAIEVAGHLAGDAVAKGAELVCLPEFCGGLRTDNGMICPPSAPEADHPVVASLRDFARNAGVWTLIGSVAVDGLDGRLINRGFLVDDQGEIRARYDKIHLFDVDLSRDEQYRESDVVSPGETAVVTDTPWGRLGMTTCYDLRFPQLYRTLAQAGAEILAVPAAFTKTTGQAHWHVLNRARAIENGAVVVAPCAAGSIPGGGEVYGHSLIISPWGEVLADGGEDVGVIVSTVDLGSVASARGRVPSLRHDRPFSLPAKTRADRRSVA
- a CDS encoding CehA/McbA family metallohydrolase, which codes for MPDYLTLDLSALCNAGLDVLDEKPNTPIGEQLCRGLPFRVNDDPANCFIAFDKASGGVTIPVNSRATGLILAHRLLKSDLMEGGPLGIPVAEYVFRLKGGKEGGKESGEEIRVPIRERFEIGHISLGGKPFIALTDRGPVKMRRYAGDNWGNSGKRQTEVTGDYSRGYYLWAWRNPHPDREIVSLEVIPAGPPFIIAGLTVSQANEHPFVRQGKREARLTLTDPEDAEKPFDLRVDVDRGVASYVHPLPEASADDFVGDDFAGWGEAQNPKSSPAYFEVAAIPSATVSVKQGEETVGEVKWGDVEQKKVVETPRMRVELLDRGRNWVNVNVLDDDTGRPVPCRVHFRSPEGIPYQPYGHHNQVNSNLDTWHIDIGGDLRLGQITYAYIDGKCQGWLPRGEVIVDVARGFEYEPLRTRVKIEPGQQDLTLRLKRWVNMNAQGWYSGDSHVHFLSTQGSHTESQGEDLNIVNLLPSQWGNLFTNTEDFTGRPSVSQDGNNIVYVGQENRQHFLGHLILWGLKEPVMPWCTDGPGEAELGGTLEITMSDWADQCHAQGGSVIIPHLPNPNGEPAALIATGRVDGVEMLRHQPFNHIEYYRYLNCGYKLPLVGGTDKMSSDVPVGLYRTYAYMPDQDFTYDNWCNAVSQGRTFHSGGPIIHLSVDGHQVGDTVQVSGPGTVEVQAWSESIFPIHTLEIVQGGRVVASTEDRNGTRRLELKAHVKVDGHTWLAARCAGPDYSSVPHHDGWGRGIFAHTSPIYIACGGEWWMFDRDAAQYMLTLIDGDLQYICRTAVRHEPGTATHHHGEEDHLAYLERPFVEAREAIHRRMHQLGIPH